The nucleotide window AGAGGTGGTGCTGATGCAGAAAGCCGGCGGCGGCCCGGAAGCAGTCGGGAAGTTTGCCGCCGTCACCCTGCTGGACTGGTACTGTCTGGATCAAAAGCTCGTCCTTGTTATGGAAAGACCGCCGTTCTCCTTGGATCTTGCGCAGTACATCCACTTCCGAGGAGGTCGTCTGCAGGAAGATGAGGCCAGGGTAGGGAAGCCGGACGGCTGGTGTCACCTCAAGAATCTAAGAGGACCTCTGGCTGCCCCAGACTTGTTTTGATTTGTCTAACTTTTAAATATGTAGCacctgattttgtgttttggttaaatCTGGAGTATGTAACTCttataaagaatatgttttccaaatatttgttgaaactgtcaccaagTCATGACAGTgtattatgagacagataatctgagaaTAGATCgatctccttcacctcctccctgaACTACTAGTGCAGACTggagaaatgcaaaaacaaccaGAGTCAGGAGGCggatcttagcgctgtcaatcatcctcactgttaaatgtgctaattgcagagaaacaactcaatgttacaggaaaactgacatcatcggtggccatggtaactagcctagcattcacaacaggctctgCTGACAGGGTTTTAAAAGGTGTAGTGGTACCAAAGAGCAGGAGGGGAACAAGTCGGGGATCAACAGCAGAATCCTAAACCCGCCTCTGAACTGGTTGGTTGCTTCTTGTTGGCGCTGAGACTACTGTCAGAACGTAGAGGagctcaatatttttttccacagattatctgtctcataccatatTGTCTGACGTcatccacttttttcagtaacgagtaatctaatgcgttgctatttcaaatccagtagtcagactacagttacttatcgaaaccactttgcgttactgtgcgttactattttcttttgtagtttaattttatttcctctacgcgtcttgggGAGTAATCGCCGTTTCTACGTGACAGTCTCAGcagcgacagaaatgtaaacagtggagggagatgcgcaatttgctgctggaaaaacaggaactaatTTGAGTTTTGGTAGCCATGTCTGATTattaagcggctttgggcttgttgttttgtaaagtcgcttgcaaatgtAGTGAGTCGCTGGCTGCACattttgggcttggaaataaacAGACATGAACCCCAGAATTTGTCTGACATCCAATTAGTTTTAgtccatcatttcctggatgatccgtTCCGCTGTATCTTTGTTAAtttcaagttaatatattacctatCATGGatgaaaaggagcagaaagcattaatacatttttatctggCTTCTAttcacatgaaaagaaaattagttaTTCAACTCTGTATATTTCAAATACACAAAGAAACATCCGCTTATTCAACTCCATATCACTTCATTGTAATGATTTTGTAATATCTTTTAAATCCAGAAAGAGAATCAAACTTCAGTTCCtgttttcacagatcatctgtctcatgTTATATTGTCACGGCAACGgggcagttttaacaaatatgtaaaaagcatATTATAGCATTTGCATACTGCATCTTTAAAGgtgacaaatacattttcacagcactatattttattctgtttcaaaaaataaagtcaacatGTATCGTTTATTTAAGCAAAggagacattttgtttgttgttttacttcagGCTCTCATGACCCAATTGGTGAACGCCGCCATAGAAATGTACAATAAAGGCGTTTTCCACCGGGACTTGAAGTTGGAGAACACGCTGGTAGAAATTGGCCCCGCAGGGCCGCGGCTCCGTATTATTGACTTTGGCTGTGGTAGTTATGAGCTGAAGAAAATTTTCCGCCATTTCCACGGTATAACTTgactttacaaaacatttaacgTAGCTTTGAGATCGTACTTGAGTCCtttcccagttgaaaccagttatttacatttacacatacattttcttttctcagtccGAAGTTAAATGAGACCAGACTTTTCTTGCTTTGtcttagaattaccaaaatgatttcttaaacttagcaagaatattttttggaaattttattGCAACTTTCCTCGAATGCGAAAGTTTACATGCAGTCAGTCGGTGTCAGAAATAACTGTCTGGTAACTGTACAACTTGGGTCAAACCTTTTGGGCTTCATTCTACAAACTTCAGATAGGTTAACCTAattcagtggttcccaaagtgtggggcacGCCACCAACGGGGGCGCCGTGCCATTGCAGGGGCAATGGgggatgaaaaaacaaacaaacaaacaaaaaaacagttactCAAAAGTGTTTCAAGAtagtttgtagtgtgttttgttgcaacctgaagtgtgaaataaacttcagtggagtttgaaaacaaaatatgtgtataggtttatgtctggttgaacgatgtgtgtgcccagttgagtttttttttttttttttttttttttttgggggggggggattttattgtcaTCCAcaggggggcccagaaaatctaTGGGAACCACTGACCTAATTGGAGTCCCACTAAACTAAGTCAAGCTAAACTTTTGAATACAAAAGAAtctcttcaaaatattttttgtggcAAGTAGAAGTAATTTTGCCAATTCTAACtaagttaaaacaagaaatgtttggtctgatttaacttctgtcagaaaaaaaaaatgcttgcatctttttatttggtgtatgtaaatggtttcaactgtatttatCTCCCAGGATGTATGAAACTGAACCAATGATCTCATGAAGCTTCCACAggaaaggaaaactgaaaacaaacaaaacaaaaaaatccagtcCACTTTGGCTATGCGTGTTTTCCAGGTACTCTTCAATATGCTCCCCCAGAGTGGTACAAACATAAAACGTACAAACCTATTCCCACCACAGTTTGGCAGCTGGGAGTGATGCTGTACTGCATGTTGCACGACTGTCAGTTCGACACCAGGGTTTTCGCGATGGACTGGATTCAATTTAGCAGCAACCTCTCCCGAGGTGGGTACATAACCAGCAGCTACAATTACAGTCTCCCTATTTTCTGGAGCTAAATTCTCTCGCTGCGTTTGTTCTAGAGTGCCTCGGTTTCCTCCATCTCTGTTTGAAGGAGGAGTGTAAGAAGCGAGCCACCTTGGAGCGGCTTCGTACTCACGCCTGGCTCAGCGGACTGAATCCCGCTTCTCAGGGGTCCGCGATGCTTCCGCCAACATCTGACACTTAATCCatggaaaatataataaagttgtattttaaTTGGACTCTGGCTGTTTTGTATATGTGTTACTTGAACTAGGAGGAGAGGCATAAGCAGAGGGCAAGAGAGGTGGACTTTAATgcgctaattttattttattgagaatATAGAATTGAACacatattacattttacagatccaatcattttcttttttcccttgcAAAAGTCCCAAGCTGGAACcattgtatttgtgtgtttctggtacgcccatAAATCTGATGATAGCAGTGATGGATGACAATGCCACTTCTCCTTCCCCACTGGGtgttcatttttgcttcaaaaacaaTCTGACGGGACACTGGAAAAAACTGCTGTGTTCAAATTGTGCTAAAAGGAATTAGTAATAATTGATAATCACTGAAGCTATTCaatgcatgttctccctgtgcatggtgggttctctccgggttctccggcttcctcccacagcccaaaaacatgactgtcaggttaattggtctctctaaattctccctaggtgtgagtgtgtgtgtgaatggttgtgtgtcctgtatgtctgtgtgttgccctgcgacagactggtgacctgtccagggtgacccccgcctctcgcccagaacatagctggagatagacaccagcaaccctcctgaccccactaagggacaagggtgaacagaaaatggatggatggatggatgaagctattcaagcctaaaatagctTGAATGGCAGCACCACAGACGTCCCCAATGCTAATGTCAGTGTCCACAGATCACATTTCCAAAGGATTTTTTGTCAAAGAAGTTTCATGAATGATCAGGACTTCTTTCAACATTTGAAAGCTGAATGGATATAATAACACttcaccaaaaacaataaatatctttgttctTGAACTCGTATGTGTATAATTTAGcagctaaaatgctaaaatctCCCATCATTCTCATAGCCTTGGCCCCCCTGCTGATCATGACGATAAATGTCTAACTCGgtcactgagaaaaaaaacccagaagtcAATTAGGTCTGGCACCGACCTAATTGAGACATTCTTCAGTATCAATCTGAACCTTTTTTCAGTTGAAGAAATTCCAACAGATTTGTATTGGAAGATGATTAAACCCACAGTACATCTTTTGCAAGGGGGGGTACATTACTATCTCTTCTCACCTATGAAACCAGACATTCTTGTATAAAGTCATCAACGTTTAAAGCTAAAACTGTACTGAAAATACGACgacattttaaaggtttattggAAGTGCGTTtgtaaaaaatctgtttgaaagTTTGAGACTCTTGAGGTAAGTTTTGTCTTGACCATCAACAGGAAAACTTCTCTTTTCCACTTTAACTTTGCttcatacagtacagaccaaaggtttggacacactttctaattgaattcaattagaaggtgtgtccaaacctttggtctgtactgtacatattGTCTCAGCATCTTTGTGATCATTTGGGATGATGTGTTTTGCAGCAGTTCGATAAAATGATCTGCTCCGTTAGCCGGTCGCACACAGATGGTGGCTAGATGGCGGCCTAGCTGTTGAATTCTTCATGAACCGACTCTGACTTCGGTAACGTGACGCCATTTGGTTGTCACCCCACCTCAcacccacctcctcctccttcgcTTCTCATGGAAAGTGGAGGAATATTGGTTTTCACTGTCACGAGGGCAACACCTCGACAGCGAATGAGGAACTACCTCAAAAAGCTTTCTGGAGACGAACTAGTTCTCGTAATGAAGAAGCAGCAAAGGTTAACATAAACATCCCTCGTTTCCTTTTCGACTGCAGCCTCCAGGATCAAAcgtcttttttttatcatctcaaAAACCTTCTGTTGTACCCGAAGGAAAATTTATTGCATGTCATGCCCAAGACCTGATTTGAAAACGAGATAACACTGTCTTCCGTGAAAGGCAATGTGCTGCTCCAACCTGATTTgattaaacaaaaggaaacagtgGATGCTGAGGTAACAGTGACGTTGGCTGTGGGAGCCTCCGTGGCGTGTTGTGTGTTCAGAGCGAGACCCCAAGGCCACGCAGAGTGCTGCAAGATTTGCGATGTGCAAAAGGAGGGAAACACTACTTGATGATTTATCTCTTTCTACCTTCGTGGAGTCTTGTTGTTCCGGtttattcagactttttttttcttatttagaaattattttctcttttgaaaagaaaaaaaccaaaaatctcCAGGCAGGGTTTTTCTGATGGGTGGTTTATCATTTatagcaataaattaaatttcttattatgataaaatttttattcattcttttcacaataaattccaataatgtttaaaaaccaCTAAAACTTTCATATAATCAAGATTCTTCAGACTTCTTGCAGCTGGTGAGAGCTGtgggaaagatctcctgtagtgGTTTGTGTTACAGCGACTTTGAAGAAAcatctgactgaagacacttgTCTATGTTCTACGGTCATGAAATGAACCAACTAACAATTCCAAGGAGATGGCACtgaaactttgtgttggtgttttcGTGACAGCTGGTTGACTTAGGGTTGTAAAGTACGATTTTATTATCTGTTGCTCCGGTCAGCACTTTTCTGTAAGAGTCTGATGCTGCTCCAACTGTTGTGGTAGAGCTGGATCTCCGCAGTTTGCCTCGGCTCACTGACACCCATTCCCATTCTGTACAGTGGATTTTCTGTTCACTGGGTCGCCACACAAACACCCTGTAGAGCTTGTGACATTATCTGAAGACTTGGAGAACTCAGTCCTTTTGTGAAGAATACGAACAAGGCCACATTTAATTTGGCCCCTGGTGATCAGTGTTACCATTGATAGGCTGAGTTCAGAGGGCTGGGGCTGGGGGTCGGGAGTCATGCATATGATTATGGACTAAGGcataaaattaagcaaatattatggtgcaaagaataaaaatgtttctaacacATTACTGTCAATCAGTTTGTTCATATTATATGGTAGGTAGAGTAATGCGTGGTCCTCACTTCATGTCAGTAGATGCCTGAAAAGCTCCTTTGGCTGTTTTACAATCTCCattcatacattttttgttgattgTTTCAAGTTGCAACAATGGGTATTAATtaacatttacatgtaaatacatGAGATTTTAGCCGTGCTAATTTCCATCTCCTTTGGCAGGTTGATGAGTGTGGTATTTAAtgataatgattaaaaaaagacagacaacttaaaaaaaaccaataCCTTTTTATCAAGGAGAAGAGAAAGTAATTAAACTGCAATTGGTAGTCTATAGTTGCAGCAAAACAGAACTGTATACAGTTAAACTACACTAACGGCATAGCGTACAGTCATTAGGCAGTGTACAGTTAGCATACAGTTAGTTAAGTTAGCCAACAGTTAGCTAACAGTATGCTAGCTGACAGgtattttattgcaaacaagGAACCTACTAGAATAAAATAGAACACTAAAAAGTAACACCACAAATACAACTTCCAAAGGCATTACATTACAGAACATAGAGCAACAGTTTACAGTGTTAATATCAAACTGGTGCTTGAGGGTTGCAGTTCTTCAAGGGGTAGTTATTATTTGAATTGCTGTAGCATTTGAGCATAGTTTTATAGATtcaatgtaaatattaatagaAGATAATATAATCTGGAAATTAGACTTTTGTTGTAAGAATTTGGAGGTGTGAATATAATATTTACCATAAAGGATAAAAGTTAACATATAAAAATtctattttaacatgtttacatttcctcatcccaaataaaacaacattatctGTCAAAGTAATATTCATATCCTTCCAGAATGTTTTGGTGTAGCAACAATCTAATGCTAACAGGTAGAGTACAGTTAGTTTAGCTGGGTGACACAATTTTCTAAACATGCTAACTAGCTAAACAGGCTATAAGTGTGTGACTAGTAAAACTATCCTGTGGCCTAAGCCACTATAACAAACAAATCTGCTGTATCACTTTGCATGTTAAACAGATTCATGTGCTTCTTTGAGGggtaaataaatagttttggcCCATCTATGACTGCCAAAACATATATGAATGCACTGCAGTCATATATGACTGCAGTGCATTTAGACGACATTACAATTTTAGTGTCCCACCCTTCTACAATGTGAGCCCCTGCCTGCCCTCCCGctaagtgaaaataaaaatctagacaCTCCCTCTGAAGAGAACCTCTAACCGCAGCAATCCCACAgtcatttaaatcagatttagaTGTTCTAAGAGCAATCTAGCAGCTTAGCGCTAATTTTACAAGACAATCCAAATCTGCATTCATGTCCAGCTGAGTAACTGCTTTCGTCAGCCCACTGCGGGACCAATAATCTTACTGGAGACGTTGAAGGTGAACCGGTTGAACCATATGGCATATGAGTCTGATCTAAAGCTTTGGAAAGTTTTAAAGAGTGAATCAAAACCATGAAGAAAATGCAAGAAGCGATCTGgctaattaaacaaataatgtgATTCATGTACCGCTTCCCCAGGTTCCGCCCTTCTCATCTCATGCACGTAATGTGTGTAAATAGGTGTTGTATGCGATCTCTTTTGTTCTCAGAAGCATGTAATGTGGATCAGTGCATTGAGAGTTTAAAATGCCAGCTTGTAATTACAATCACCTACTTGACTGACTGATTGAATCAGACTGAGGTTGCAAAAAAGACTGTAGCACCTTGCAAAACCATCCATGCCCTTTGAAAtgcttcactttaaaaaaaaattattttagtggGCTTTTCCGTGACAGACCAACAAAGTTATGCATAACGGTGATGTAgcagaaatctgatttttaattttcataaaagttcAGAAGGCTGTCGGTTgtttatttaggggtattaAATTACAAGTTGCCAGACTTTTCAGCACCACTAAACTGAATTAACTAATACGAATAGTTTGCATTAGTTATCACctaaaatctcagtaaaatacAGTGATGTTTGTAGTTGCAAGCGTGACAAAAACTATGAAAGCATTCCAGGCACTCTAGATGTCAAGGCATTCAATTTTTGGTAATTACTTTTATGGATCATTGACATCTGCACACTTTGCATCCACAGAGCATGCAAAGTACTGCGCCTTGTGCAGAAACCCAAAGCTGGAGGTATACATTCTAGTGAAATTTTGACTCCCATTCCCCTCTTTCGTCAAACCCTTCAGATGGAAATGATGGGCTTAAAATGCCCAATGAAAGTGGCTACAGATGAGTAACAGAAAATCCTTGGTAGAGTCAACACACGGCTGCTGTCCAAACCACTGCTGTGTTTCGGCTTGAGAAGTCATTGACTGGTGTAATCTGCTGTCCAAATCTGCAGTTTGGCCCTGTCTGGTTGCTGTCTGGGTCCTGTGCACTTGGACAAAAGTGATGGACACCTCGCTCACCGACAAAGGCCCCGGCTCTAATTGGAGCAGACAAGGCTTGCTGATGGAGGCTTTTTAGGCAACTGAACTTGTTCAATAATTCTTAGAGGATCTGATGAAACATAAGAGACACCCAGTTGGGACTCTAACAACAGCAGGAGCACCGAACTGTCCTGTATCTGCCCATCAACTGGAGGACAGAAGTTGTGCTTTGACCCGTACCGCCctttagcaaaaataatgcCTCTACTGAACCTTTGAAGACTCTGAAAGTGTTGATATTGGGGGGAACATAAGGATTGGAGATGCTCCTCCTGCTGTCATAGAGAATTTTGGCTCAGGCTTTGAAGGCAAGCCCAAGTTTGAGCTTTCAACTCTCTTCTGCTGTGGTGCTTTCATCCAGGAATGTCACAGGCCCAGGAATAGGGCTTTTTTGTTTCCAGACCAAACGCTCCAGGAAGAAcaatctgttcttttttttttttaactccgaGAAAGGAGACTGAGTTCCTTGTAGAGAGCCAGGACAACTGTGGATGGTATAACCTGTGTGGGCCGATGAAATTGCCTCAAAGTGAATAACTGCAATTTCAGCTCAGAGTTCTCACCACAGGAGAGCACCAGGTCTTTGTGATCACACATACCATGGAAAAAAACGTCCGCATTGTTCCCACTCTACTGgatttttgttcttctgttccTGTGATTCACCCACAAAGACTTAGCCTCTCTGACCTTCCTCGAGCCTCACAAAAATGCCCACACAAGTCGCTGACACTGCATTTTATTGTCACCAAGTAACTTGACCAAGTCACATTGCTTGTTTTGCCAGAATACAGCATCCTCAATGTAATAGTTCTAGCAATTTTCTAGTCATACATACAACTCAAAGTACTTTATAGTCACATTACCCAATTGCATTCACTAAGACGTACAGTCATTAGGCAACTTTGGGTTAAGTGTTTTGCTAAAGGACGTATCAAGATGCGAAGGAAGCTGGAATACAACCCACAAACTTCTGATTGCAAGACTACTCCTCTGCCTACTGATCCACACTAGTGCCCAGCACAAAAATATCGTGTAGTAAAATTAGCGATTTGCTTCAACTTCtcttcaaaatgagaaagagaaatgaaGCTGACAAAGTAAACACGTGTTCCAATCTTCATGTTACGGAAGATGGCTTCAAGAAAGGACCAATCAGACTTAATGCGTCAATATTTACAGTCATAGCAACAATGAGGAGCTGAATGAAAACCAAAGTTTGTTTAGCCACTATGCTTAGCAAGGATGGTAAGAAATGGCAGAAAATGTAGCAAAGACTGCCATCTTGGGGTCACTGTAGTAGCCACCCTTTTATCCAGTCACCTATGCCTATACCCGGTTATCATTCCAGAGTCGTGGGGAGGAGAGATGTGGGGATGGCTGGTGCCAATCTCTAGCAACTATTAGACACTATCCACACaccaagctgttttttttgggagggatgccaagaaaaagcattttctgtACTTCTATCACAAACATAACCATGTTGAGTTTACTAAAGACCAACACCGGACAAATATGTGGCAAGGCAGCCCATGTCCTCTGTCAAGTATTGTGGCAGAATCTCAGATGGCCAAACACTCACAGGCAACCTTTTGTGATGACTGTCAGACCTAGATCCATCAGGAACTTGTGGGGTGAGCTGAAGAGAATAAAGCTAAAGAGAGAATCTAGTCCACAGAAAATGACCCCTCTCTGTTTGCTCCAACTTTATGGAATGTTATAAAAGTAGCTATTGTACTGGCATAAAAAGGTTGTTTAGTTAAAGTATTAACAGCTGTAGTGCCAGTAGTTGTTCCATGAGTGATTTTATAAGGATTCTGAAACTGTAAaagaatttaattaataaaatgtaagagAATGCTATTACAGTTAAAGAGTATATCTTTATCAGGGGTTGAGGGTAAAAACAGAGGAATGATTACAACCTTCTTCTGACATACAAAGCTAAAGTAATGTTGCAAAACCCTGACCTAACtaagttaaaattaataattctACTGGTctctaaaaaaaagaatgttccAGATGTATACAAATCAATGACAATATACAATAAGCACTAGGTAGGAGGAGCAGTTTCCCCACTAACTGTATGTTCTCTCTTTCACTTAAATTATCTCAGGAAAATGTGATTCTACCTCGGTCAGCTtccaaaataatgttttttctcaCTAAAGCGACCCTGAAACAATTATTTCCTTCACATggtaaagacattttgtttgcacTGAAACTCTCCATACATCAAGTAACCAGAGGTGGTCAAACAACTACCTCTAGTGTTGATAAATGGAGTTACACTGTCGAGCTCCTTTGTGGTCAGTCCACATAACATTCAAAGtaccaaattaaaatattaataatgctAATCATCAAGCATTGACAGTTTAATTCCcttaaaaatattacagctcaaataaaaaaagagacttttatGCTTTTGCAATTCTTGTTGACaggaagcaataaaaaaataaaaaatgcgaAAATCAAAATTACTGGATGGAAAGGGAAACAAGcaagaaaacatcaataaaacaatACGCCTCTAGTCCCCCGTTATTAAAGTATCCACCTGGGTAAGTAATTGAACTATATACTAAAGCAGCTGAATGTTCAGATATTTGTTGCAGGACAAGTACATTTCCCCCGAACTGTTTACAAGACCATTTCCACGTCCACTTTGACCGTAAGGTGAAGTGACGTAGCTCGTAGCGTCATTTCCATGGAAACCGCCTCAACACTGAACGCAGGTCATGTTCGTTCAGCTATCTTCTTCGTTGTATAGCTGGGCACTATTTATCGATAACTTACTACCAACTGTACGCAAGACACGGATGAAAAGTGGTAATTACGCAAGGCCATTTTATTACTATGACAGAGAACAAGGACGTATGTGAAGCTAACTTACTAAGGCTTAATACGAATATAACTAAAGGAGACCCGGGCAGCTTCTACAACAGCGAGCTGGTGAGTCTAATTAATATGGACACAGCTGGCTTAATGAATGTTTAACTAACTTCATGTGAGTTGAACTTAAACTGGGATAACAAAACATCAGTACTGAAGTCATGCAGAAGTTTTCGACAACAGATGAgtttttgtcagaaatatttGTCAAGTTGACTTTGAACCCAGTCAGATTTGCAGATTGTGAAGAGAAGACAGCATGTGACTAAACAAGCTGACTATTTGATTCCAGGATGATATTCCACCTTCTCTGATCAGCTACTTTGAGATGTCAAAAAGCCGAGCAGCAGCCTGTGAGAAGCTGATCCTCGGGGAACTCGAAGGTATAGTTAGGAAGCAGTTCATTAATAGTCTTTTTTGGGACTTACTGTAATCCCatggcagaaatgttttttcagtttatatttattaaatataagtCCTCATATTTAATATGTTCAGATGAGGTATTATTCCCGATCAAACTATAATGTGcatttttagttcattttgtgAACGATTAACACAGTTGTCCACAAGAGGTCACTGATGTCCATTTTTAGCTATCTTACAGACGGCAGGCTGTACAGAATCAGGAGGCCTAAATCGAAGAATGAATCTTTATCAGAGCAGCTAGATATTTTGGAAATGTGCGTATtacatataatatatattaGAGCTGATCATTGCAAACCATTAATCTACACCGTCTGCAGACagacattttacaaaactgGATAAAGTGCAGTGCAATTCCAAGAGGAAGGTGTACGTATATTCTCTatgtacggaagaggattaatCCCCCCAAAAATGTTTAGCCTTTTTCTTCTCgggattttgagaaaaaagttagaattttcaagaaaactaacaaaaataaaaagattagtgttagaatgttgagatcaaaGTTACgtttattttgttctctgtGGCCCTAATCCTTTTCCGCACTTTTATGTTGCTTTCAAGGAGGTTTGCAGCTAAAGATTACACAAAGCAAATAGTAATTAAGAATATCTATATAGATTGATCCAGTTGATCGTGGGAACAATATTTTACAAGCTAGATTACTATTTCTACTGTTGTGATTGTTGCCACGCCTGTTAGAAACAAGAAATCCCACAAACAGATCTTCTCTGAGAGCAAGTAGGCTGAAGCATCtcagaaagcagcagctctacAAACATTCAAAAGATGATAAATAAAGGCATTGACGAAAGGAAATGAGTCCCACTGCATTTCttaggttttggttttgtttggccCTGTGGGAAATTCATCCAATGCTTCTGAATTACAACAATTCTGCACAGAAGACTAGAAGTTCCTCTTGTACAAGACTGTTGGTCACTTATTGTGGCACAGCCAGTTATTCGGCTTAGGGGCCAAGTTGGTTTGGTTTTCACCATTTAATCCCTgca belongs to Gambusia affinis linkage group LG08, SWU_Gaff_1.0, whole genome shotgun sequence and includes:
- the LOC122835420 gene encoding serine/threonine-protein kinase pim-1-like, translated to MATSAFKSGKQQDNKSLSNEYRSNMNESGCRTRKANVATELDNKKLRKISCNNVNSHNAADFERKYKQLGLIGKGGFGSVYAGLRLADSLPVAIKYADSKRVQGELRMGCVPLEVVLMQKAGGGPEAVGKFAAVTLLDWYCLDQKLVLVMERPPFSLDLAQYIHFRGGRLQEDEARALMTQLVNAAIEMYNKGVFHRDLKLENTLVEIGPAGPRLRIIDFGCGSYELKKIFRHFHGTLQYAPPEWYKHKTYKPIPTTVWQLGVMLYCMLHDCQFDTRVFAMDWIQFSSNLSRECLGFLHLCLKEECKKRATLERLRTHAWLSGLNPASQGSAMLPPTSDT